The Geobacillus stearothermophilus ATCC 12980 genome contains a region encoding:
- the gndA gene encoding NADP-dependent phosphogluconate dehydrogenase produces the protein MAKQQIGVIGLAVMGKNLALNIESKGYSVAVYNRSREKTDEFLQEAKGKNIVGTYSIEEFVNALEKPRKILLMVKAGAPTDATIEQLKPHLEKGDIVIDGGNTYFKDTQRRNKELAELGIHFIGTGVSGGEEGALKGPSIMPGGQKEAHELVRPIFEAIAAKVDGEPCTTYIGPDGAGHYVKMVHNGIEYGDMQLIAEAYFLLKHVLGMDAAELHEVFADWNKGELNSYLIEITADIFTKIDEETGKPLVDVILDKAGQKGTGKWTSQNALDLGVPLPIITESVFARFLSAMKDERVKASKVLAGPAVKPFEGDRAHFIEAVRRALYMSKICSYAQGFAQMKAASEEYNWNLRYGDIAMIFRGGCIIRAQFLQKIKEAYDRDPALSNLLLDSYFKDIVERYQDALREIVATAAMRGIPVPGFASALAYYDSYRTAVLPANLIQAQRDYFGAHTYERVDKEGIFHTEWLK, from the coding sequence ATGGCGAAACAGCAAATCGGCGTCATCGGACTGGCGGTCATGGGGAAAAACTTGGCGCTCAACATCGAAAGCAAAGGCTATTCAGTGGCGGTCTACAACCGTTCGCGCGAAAAAACGGACGAGTTTTTGCAAGAAGCGAAAGGAAAAAACATTGTCGGTACATACAGCATCGAAGAATTCGTCAACGCCTTGGAAAAACCGCGGAAAATTTTGCTGATGGTCAAAGCCGGAGCGCCGACGGACGCGACGATCGAACAGCTGAAGCCGCATTTGGAAAAAGGCGATATTGTAATTGACGGCGGCAATACGTATTTTAAAGATACGCAGCGCCGCAATAAAGAACTCGCTGAACTTGGCATCCACTTTATTGGCACGGGCGTCTCGGGCGGCGAGGAAGGGGCGCTGAAAGGCCCGTCGATTATGCCAGGGGGCCAAAAAGAAGCGCATGAGCTCGTGCGCCCGATTTTTGAAGCCATCGCCGCCAAAGTCGACGGCGAGCCGTGCACGACGTACATCGGTCCGGACGGCGCGGGGCATTATGTCAAAATGGTGCACAACGGCATCGAATACGGCGACATGCAGCTGATCGCTGAAGCGTACTTCCTGCTCAAACATGTGCTCGGCATGGATGCTGCAGAGCTGCACGAAGTGTTTGCCGACTGGAACAAAGGCGAATTGAACAGCTACTTGATTGAAATTACGGCCGACATTTTCACGAAAATCGATGAAGAAACAGGCAAGCCGCTTGTTGATGTCATTTTGGACAAAGCTGGGCAAAAAGGGACGGGCAAATGGACGAGCCAAAACGCCCTCGATTTGGGCGTGCCGCTGCCGATCATCACGGAATCGGTGTTCGCCCGTTTCCTCTCGGCGATGAAAGACGAGCGCGTGAAAGCAAGCAAAGTGCTGGCAGGCCCAGCGGTGAAGCCGTTTGAAGGCGACCGCGCCCACTTCATCGAAGCCGTGCGCCGCGCGCTTTATATGAGCAAAATTTGCTCGTACGCCCAAGGGTTTGCGCAAATGAAGGCGGCTTCTGAGGAATACAACTGGAACTTGCGCTACGGTGATATCGCCATGATCTTCCGCGGCGGCTGCATCATCCGCGCGCAATTTTTGCAAAAAATTAAAGAGGCGTATGACCGTGATCCAGCGCTTTCGAACTTGCTCTTGGATTCGTATTTCAAAGACATTGTCGAACGCTACCAAGACGCGCTCCGCGAAATCGTCGCCACCGCGGCGATGCGCGGCATTCCGGTGCCAGGATTCGCAAGCGCCCTCGCCTATTACGACAGCTACCGCACCGCGGTGCTCCCAGCCAACTTAATCCAAGCGCAGCGCGACTACTTCGGCGCCCACACGTACGAACGCGTTGACAAGGAAGGCATTTTCCATACGGAATGGTTGAAATAA
- a CDS encoding glycoside hydrolase family 1 protein — MSQQRKSIIPDGFLWGGAVTSFQTEGAWNEGGKGLSIVDARPIPKGHSDWKVAVDFYHRYKEDIALFKELGFTAYRTSIAWTRIFPDGEGEPNEAGLAFYDAVFDELRANGIEPVITLYHFDLPLALARKYNGFASRKVVDLFERYARTVFARYRGKVNYWLTFNEQNLVLEQPYLWGAICPEDEDPEAFAYRVCHNVFIAHAKAVKALREIAPEAKIGGMVTYLTTYPATCRPEDALANVQAKELFIDFFFDVFARGAYPRYVTNRLEKKGICLPLEAGDEELLRSQTVDFLSFSYYQSQIVRHQEQDERIIKGLEPNPHLPKTKWGWAIDPIGLRIALKDVYARYQMPIFITENGIGLEEELNENGTVEDDERIDYLRRHIEQMKMAMEEGVEVIGYLMWGATDLLSSQGEMRKRYGVIFVNRDDENLRDLKRYKKKSFYWFQRVIRTNGEEM; from the coding sequence ATGTCACAACAGCGTAAATCGATCATCCCCGACGGCTTTTTATGGGGTGGGGCGGTGACGTCGTTCCAGACGGAAGGGGCGTGGAACGAAGGCGGCAAAGGGCTGTCGATCGTGGATGCGCGCCCGATTCCAAAAGGGCATTCCGATTGGAAAGTGGCGGTCGATTTTTACCATCGCTACAAAGAAGACATCGCTTTGTTCAAGGAGCTCGGCTTTACCGCCTACCGGACGAGCATCGCTTGGACGCGCATTTTTCCGGACGGGGAAGGGGAGCCGAATGAAGCGGGCTTGGCGTTTTATGACGCTGTGTTTGATGAATTGAGGGCGAACGGCATCGAGCCGGTCATTACGCTGTACCATTTTGATTTGCCGCTGGCTTTGGCGAGAAAATACAACGGCTTCGCATCAAGGAAAGTCGTCGACTTGTTTGAGCGGTACGCGCGCACCGTATTTGCGCGTTACCGCGGGAAAGTGAACTATTGGCTGACGTTCAACGAACAAAATTTAGTGCTCGAACAGCCGTATTTATGGGGGGCGATCTGCCCGGAAGACGAAGACCCGGAAGCGTTTGCCTACCGCGTCTGTCATAACGTGTTCATCGCCCACGCGAAAGCCGTGAAGGCGCTGCGCGAAATCGCTCCCGAGGCGAAGATCGGCGGGATGGTGACGTATTTGACGACGTATCCGGCGACATGCCGGCCGGAAGACGCTTTGGCGAACGTGCAGGCGAAAGAGCTGTTCATTGATTTCTTCTTTGATGTGTTCGCCCGCGGCGCCTATCCGCGTTATGTGACCAACCGGCTTGAGAAAAAAGGAATCTGCCTGCCGCTCGAAGCGGGGGATGAGGAGTTGCTCCGTTCGCAGACGGTCGACTTTTTGTCGTTCAGCTACTATCAAAGCCAAATCGTCCGCCATCAGGAACAGGATGAGCGGATCATCAAAGGGCTTGAACCGAACCCGCACTTGCCAAAGACGAAATGGGGCTGGGCGATCGATCCGATCGGGTTGCGGATTGCCTTAAAAGACGTGTACGCCCGCTATCAGATGCCGATTTTCATCACCGAAAACGGGATCGGATTGGAAGAGGAGCTGAATGAGAACGGTACGGTCGAAGATGATGAGCGGATCGACTATTTGCGCCGTCATATCGAACAAATGAAGATGGCCATGGAAGAAGGCGTCGAGGTGATCGGCTATTTGATGTGGGGGGCGACGGATCTATTAAGCTCGCAAGGGGAGATGCGCAAGCGCTACGGCGTCATTTTCGTCAACCGCGACGACGAGAACTTGCGCGATTTGAAGCGCTATAAGAAAAAAAGTTTTTATTGGTTCCAGCGCGTCATTCGCACGAACGGGGAAGAGATGTAA
- the rnz gene encoding ribonuclease Z produces the protein MELLFLGTGAGVPAKERNVSSVALQLLGERGATWLFDCGEATQHQILHTAIRPRRIEHIFITHLHGDHLFGLPGLLGSRSFQSGETPLTVFGPKGIRAFVETALAVSGTKLRYELNIAEIDEGVIFDDERFSVIAKRLDHGMPSYGFRVVEKDLPGPLLVERLQALGVRPGPIYQEIKQGKTVVLDDGTVIDGREFVGPPQKGRIVAVLGDTRFCEAAIELARDADVVVHEATFAAAEQRLAHDYFHSTTTDAAEVARRAGAKRLILTHISSRYQGEAALQLVAEARSVFPNTELAVDFASFSIPRG, from the coding sequence TTGGAACTGTTGTTTTTAGGCACGGGTGCCGGCGTGCCGGCCAAAGAGCGCAACGTATCGTCCGTCGCCCTGCAGCTGCTTGGTGAACGCGGGGCGACATGGCTGTTTGACTGCGGCGAAGCGACGCAGCATCAAATTTTGCATACCGCCATTCGCCCGCGCCGCATCGAGCATATTTTTATTACGCACTTGCATGGCGACCATTTGTTTGGATTGCCTGGACTGCTAGGCAGCCGTTCGTTTCAAAGCGGCGAGACGCCGCTTACGGTCTTCGGCCCAAAAGGCATTCGCGCGTTTGTCGAAACGGCCCTTGCCGTCAGCGGGACAAAGCTCCGCTATGAACTGAACATTGCGGAGATCGATGAGGGCGTCATTTTTGACGATGAACGGTTTTCCGTCATCGCCAAACGGCTCGATCACGGCATGCCGTCATACGGTTTCCGCGTCGTTGAAAAAGATTTGCCCGGCCCGCTCTTGGTCGAGCGATTGCAAGCACTCGGCGTCCGCCCCGGCCCGATTTATCAAGAAATTAAGCAAGGAAAAACGGTCGTGCTGGATGACGGCACGGTCATCGACGGGCGCGAATTTGTCGGGCCGCCGCAAAAGGGGAGAATCGTCGCCGTGTTGGGCGACACCCGTTTTTGCGAAGCGGCGATTGAACTCGCCCGCGATGCCGATGTCGTCGTCCACGAGGCGACGTTTGCCGCGGCGGAACAGCGGCTGGCCCATGACTATTTCCATTCCACGACCACAGACGCAGCCGAGGTGGCGAGGCGGGCCGGGGCGAAGCGGCTTATTTTGACCCATATCAGCTCTCGCTACCAAGGTGAGGCGGCGCTGCAGCTCGTCGCCGAGGCGCGCAGCGTGTTTCCGAACACCGAGCTCGCCGTTGATTTCGCCTCGTTTTCGATCCCGCGCGGTTAA
- the zwf gene encoding glucose-6-phosphate dehydrogenase, whose amino-acid sequence MDNMNPKSIIVIFGATGDLAKRKLFPSLYRLYEKGHLNEQFAVVGVARRPLSADEFRNYVRDSVETAFHQKLADGRFTSHFYYHPFDVTEAESYQRLKSLLEQLDGTYKTEGNRIFYLAMAPEFFGTVTSRLQSEGLTETHGFKRLVIEKPFGHDLASAEKLNDEIRRVFSEREIYRIDHYLGKEMVQNIKVIRFSNAIFEPLWNNRFIANIQITSSETLGVEDRGRYYDHSGALRDMVQNHMLQMVALLAMEPPIKLTTDDIRHEKVKVLRALRPIAHDEVDRYFVRGQYGRGVIHGKHVPAYREEPNVDPDSNTETFVAGKLLIDNFRWAGVPFYIRTGKRMAEKSTKIVVQFKDVPMNLYYRTNETIAPNLLVIHIQPDEGITLHLNGKKTGESTTITAPFQLDYCNNCIDGINTPEAYEKLLYDCMRGDATNFTHWDEVAASWQFVDPISEVWANTKASDFPNYAAGSMGPAAAGELLKKDGFHWWPIEHPRP is encoded by the coding sequence GTGGACAACATGAATCCGAAATCGATCATCGTCATTTTCGGAGCGACGGGAGATTTGGCGAAACGGAAACTGTTTCCGTCCCTTTACCGCCTGTATGAAAAAGGGCATTTGAACGAGCAATTCGCTGTCGTCGGCGTCGCGCGCCGCCCGTTGTCGGCCGACGAGTTCCGGAACTATGTGCGCGACTCGGTCGAAACGGCGTTTCACCAAAAGCTCGCCGACGGCCGATTCACCTCCCATTTCTATTACCATCCGTTCGACGTGACGGAAGCCGAGTCGTATCAGCGCTTAAAGTCGCTCCTCGAACAGCTCGACGGCACATACAAGACCGAAGGCAACCGCATCTTTTATTTGGCGATGGCGCCGGAATTTTTCGGCACCGTTACTTCCCGCTTGCAGTCGGAAGGATTGACGGAAACGCACGGCTTTAAGCGGCTCGTCATCGAAAAGCCGTTCGGGCATGACTTGGCGAGCGCCGAGAAGCTGAATGACGAGATTCGCCGCGTCTTTTCCGAGCGGGAAATCTACCGGATCGACCATTACCTCGGCAAAGAAATGGTGCAAAACATCAAGGTCATCCGCTTTTCAAACGCCATTTTCGAGCCGCTTTGGAACAACCGGTTCATCGCCAACATTCAAATCACATCGAGCGAAACGCTCGGCGTCGAAGACCGCGGCCGCTACTACGACCATTCCGGGGCGTTGCGCGACATGGTGCAAAACCATATGCTGCAAATGGTCGCTCTGTTGGCGATGGAACCGCCGATCAAATTAACGACCGATGACATCCGCCATGAAAAAGTGAAAGTGTTGCGCGCCTTGCGCCCGATTGCGCACGATGAAGTCGACCGCTATTTCGTGCGCGGCCAATACGGGCGCGGGGTGATCCACGGCAAACACGTGCCGGCGTATCGCGAGGAGCCGAACGTCGATCCGGACTCGAACACGGAAACGTTCGTCGCTGGAAAACTCCTGATCGACAACTTCCGTTGGGCTGGCGTGCCGTTTTACATTCGCACCGGCAAACGGATGGCGGAAAAATCGACGAAAATCGTCGTCCAATTTAAAGATGTACCGATGAACTTGTATTACCGGACGAATGAGACGATCGCCCCGAACTTGCTCGTCATCCACATCCAGCCGGACGAAGGGATCACCCTTCATTTAAACGGCAAAAAAACCGGGGAATCGACGACCATAACAGCTCCATTTCAACTCGACTATTGCAACAACTGCATCGATGGGATCAACACGCCGGAAGCGTACGAAAAGCTGCTGTACGACTGCATGCGCGGCGACGCGACAAACTTCACCCATTGGGATGAGGTAGCAGCGTCATGGCAGTTTGTCGACCCAATTTCTGAGGTGTGGGCGAACACAAAAGCTTCCGACTTTCCGAACTATGCGGCTGGCTCCATGGGCCCGGCGGCCGCGGGCGAGCTGCTCAAAAAAGACGGCTTCCACTGGTGGCCGATCGAGCATCCGCGGCCATAA
- a CDS encoding tripeptidase T: MVNEQRLVDEFLELVQIDSETKHERDIAKVLKQKFEALGLDVIEDDAAAKTGHGAGNLICTLAATKDGVDPIYFTSHMDTVVPGKGVKPSIQDGYVVTDGTTILGADDKAGLAAMLEAIRVLKEQNIPHGVIQFIITVGEESGLVGAKALDPSLIQAKYGYALDSDGKVGNIVVAAPTQAKLKVVVHGKTAHAGVAPEKGVSAITIAAKAIAKMPLGRIDEETTANIGRFEGGTQTNIVCDRVDILAEARSLVPEKMEAQVAKMKEAFETVAAEMGGRADVEVEVMYPGFKFSDGDHVVEIAKRAAAKIGRPCKLEKSGGGSDANIIAGFGIPTVNLAVGYEEIHTTNERMPIEELVKLTEMVIAIVEEVANAE, translated from the coding sequence ATGGTCAATGAACAGCGTCTTGTCGACGAATTTTTGGAACTCGTGCAAATCGATTCGGAAACGAAGCATGAAAGGGACATTGCGAAAGTGCTCAAACAAAAGTTTGAAGCGCTTGGCCTCGATGTGATCGAAGACGATGCGGCCGCGAAAACGGGGCATGGGGCAGGCAACTTGATTTGCACGCTCGCGGCGACGAAAGACGGGGTGGATCCGATTTATTTCACGTCGCATATGGATACGGTCGTGCCGGGCAAAGGCGTGAAGCCATCGATTCAAGACGGCTATGTCGTCACCGACGGGACGACGATTTTAGGCGCGGATGATAAAGCGGGCTTGGCGGCGATGTTGGAAGCGATTCGGGTGTTGAAAGAGCAAAACATCCCGCACGGCGTGATCCAGTTTATCATCACCGTCGGAGAAGAGTCGGGGCTTGTCGGGGCGAAGGCGCTTGATCCGTCGCTCATCCAAGCGAAATACGGCTATGCCTTGGACAGCGACGGCAAAGTCGGCAACATCGTCGTCGCCGCCCCGACGCAGGCGAAGCTGAAAGTCGTTGTGCATGGCAAAACCGCTCATGCCGGTGTGGCGCCGGAAAAAGGGGTGTCAGCCATTACGATTGCGGCGAAAGCGATCGCGAAAATGCCGCTCGGCCGCATCGACGAGGAAACAACGGCCAACATCGGCCGCTTTGAAGGCGGCACGCAAACGAACATCGTCTGCGACCGCGTCGATATTTTAGCGGAAGCCCGTTCCCTCGTTCCGGAAAAAATGGAAGCGCAAGTGGCGAAAATGAAAGAAGCGTTTGAAACAGTCGCCGCAGAAATGGGCGGCCGCGCCGATGTCGAGGTCGAAGTGATGTACCCAGGCTTCAAGTTCAGCGACGGCGACCACGTCGTCGAGATCGCCAAGCGGGCGGCGGCGAAAATCGGCCGGCCGTGCAAGCTGGAGAAAAGCGGCGGCGGCAGCGATGCCAATATCATCGCCGGCTTCGGCATTCCGACGGTCAACCTCGCTGTCGGCTATGAAGAGATCCATACGACGAACGAGCGGATGCCGATTGAAGAGTTGGTCAAACTGACGGAAATGGTCATCGCCATTGTCGAAGAAGTCGCCAATGCCGAGTGA
- the namA gene encoding NADPH dehydrogenase NamA → MNTVLFSPYTIRGLTLKNRIVMSPMCMYSCDTKDGAVRTWHKIHYPARAVGQVGLIIVEATGVTPQGRISERDLGIWSDDHIAGLRELVGLVKEHGAAIGIQLAHAGRKSQVPGEIIAPSAVPFDDSSPTPKEMTKADIEETVQAFQNGARRAKEAGFDVIEIHAAHGYLINEFLSPLSNRRQDEYGGSPENRYRFLGEVIDAVREVWDGPLFVRISASDYHPDGLTAKDYVPYAKRMKEQGVDLVDVSSGAIVPARMNVYPGYQVPFAELIRREADIPTGAVGLITSGWQAEEILQNGRADLVFLGRELLRNPYWPYAAARELGAKISAPVQYERGWRF, encoded by the coding sequence ATGAACACGGTATTGTTTTCGCCGTATACAATCCGCGGGCTGACGCTGAAAAACCGAATTGTCATGTCGCCGATGTGCATGTATTCGTGCGACACGAAAGACGGCGCCGTACGCACGTGGCATAAAATCCACTACCCGGCTCGCGCTGTCGGCCAAGTCGGCTTGATTATCGTTGAAGCGACCGGCGTGACGCCGCAAGGTCGCATTTCTGAACGCGACTTAGGCATTTGGAGCGATGACCATATCGCCGGGCTTCGCGAACTCGTTGGGCTTGTGAAAGAGCATGGGGCGGCCATCGGCATCCAGCTTGCCCATGCGGGGAGAAAATCGCAAGTGCCGGGAGAGATCATCGCTCCGTCAGCCGTCCCGTTTGATGATTCGTCGCCGACGCCAAAAGAAATGACGAAAGCCGACATTGAAGAAACGGTGCAAGCGTTCCAAAACGGCGCACGGCGCGCGAAGGAAGCCGGCTTTGACGTCATTGAAATCCATGCCGCCCACGGCTACCTCATTAACGAATTTTTATCGCCGCTCTCCAACCGGCGCCAAGACGAGTACGGCGGCTCTCCGGAAAACCGTTACCGTTTCTTAGGCGAGGTGATCGACGCTGTCCGCGAGGTGTGGGACGGACCGCTTTTTGTCCGCATCTCGGCGTCCGACTACCATCCGGACGGGCTGACGGCCAAAGACTATGTCCCATACGCCAAGCGGATGAAAGAACAAGGAGTCGACCTCGTCGATGTCAGCTCCGGCGCTATTGTTCCGGCGCGCATGAACGTCTATCCCGGCTACCAAGTGCCATTTGCCGAACTGATCCGCCGTGAAGCAGACATCCCGACCGGCGCTGTCGGCCTCATTACGTCCGGCTGGCAAGCGGAAGAAATTTTGCAAAACGGCCGCGCCGATCTCGTCTTTTTGGGGCGCGAGCTGCTGCGCAACCCGTATTGGCCATACGCCGCGGCGAGAGAGCTGGGCGCAAAAATCTCGGCGCCCGTCCAATATGAGCGCGGCTGGCGGTTTTAA
- a CDS encoding cyclase family protein — MKVYDVTAPIYEGMPVYKNKPEKQPKRTTVTNGYVTESRIDMDVHTGTHIDAPLHMVEGGATFETIPLDDLVGPCKLFDLTDVNDRITKDDIAHLDIQEGDFVLFKTKNSFDDAFNFEFIFVAEDAARYLADKQIRGVGIDALGIERAQEGHPTHKTLFSAGVIIIEGLRLKDVPEGRYFMVAAPLKLVGTDAAPARVLLFDREP, encoded by the coding sequence ATGAAGGTGTATGACGTCACGGCCCCGATTTACGAGGGCATGCCCGTATATAAAAACAAACCGGAAAAACAACCGAAGCGCACCACCGTCACCAACGGCTATGTGACCGAATCGCGCATTGACATGGACGTGCACACCGGCACGCACATTGACGCCCCTCTTCATATGGTCGAAGGCGGAGCGACGTTTGAAACGATTCCATTGGACGACCTCGTCGGCCCGTGCAAGCTGTTCGATTTAACCGATGTCAACGACCGGATCACGAAAGACGACATCGCGCATCTTGACATTCAAGAAGGGGACTTCGTTCTGTTTAAAACGAAAAACTCCTTTGATGATGCATTTAACTTTGAGTTTATTTTCGTCGCCGAAGACGCGGCTCGTTATTTGGCCGACAAACAAATCCGCGGCGTCGGCATCGACGCCCTTGGCATTGAGCGAGCGCAAGAAGGCCATCCGACCCATAAAACGCTCTTTTCGGCCGGCGTCATCATCATCGAAGGGCTGCGGCTGAAAGACGTCCCCGAAGGCCGCTATTTCATGGTCGCCGCCCCGCTCAAACTCGTCGGCACCGACGCCGCCCCGGCGCGCGTCTTGCTGTTTGACCGCGAGCCGTAA
- a CDS encoding YncE family protein, with protein sequence MLLFIEASTLSIKKQEPVSLRAYSALWRKYTQRSVTLLLRDGKLYVPSETSIDVFDVKTKRLIQRAPYNGLPFGLLGNKIVTFGKQYGRGKTTYEMYMWDLAAKRQTSRLIADPNFFSVFSEENTLFFDEKRGLAFIGRNVSIPDLAVLRLSDLKVVKRVSYQGPRGSAPIHPLIVDGSDVFFAGRRIDAGNINMVHDCYNGPVLDVQGAYVVTNKAVYDRYTSAKINALPFPTNYALMDAKYNLYLIKEGENRIYKYPLPADESYYVRSSHYAFTNVPISHLAYDSSTGWLYVLSAEDSKLFVIRASDMKMVKEIHPGPQPTDVKIDGGKVYVALSGATKMAIYDAKTMRFLGTVPLIAAPRSLAIGDGKIFFTDNSRTLTGSIAVYDMKTKKQWRIPKVFINPLIGYDEKQNVLYVGQEGTSDHNLYAVRLSDWHVSQLLSFPGGDDAFFMNGGEIFYGKARINPAQPGALVAAEFPEPLRAASRQYIITSRAIYNRATGTKIADLSSEALLATAGDDGMIFTYRKVATNHYLIKQKLSQ encoded by the coding sequence ATGTTATTATTTATTGAAGCGAGCACATTGTCGATCAAAAAGCAGGAACCCGTTTCTCTGCGGGCATACAGCGCTTTATGGCGGAAATATACCCAGCGGTCGGTCACTCTTCTTTTGCGGGACGGGAAGCTGTATGTGCCGTCTGAAACATCGATAGACGTTTTTGACGTCAAAACGAAACGGCTGATTCAACGAGCCCCGTATAACGGATTGCCGTTTGGCTTATTAGGCAACAAAATCGTAACTTTCGGAAAGCAGTACGGGCGCGGGAAGACGACGTATGAGATGTACATGTGGGATTTGGCGGCGAAACGCCAAACAAGCCGGCTGATTGCTGATCCTAACTTTTTTTCCGTTTTTTCAGAGGAAAATACGTTGTTTTTCGATGAGAAGCGAGGTCTGGCCTTCATCGGCCGCAATGTTTCCATTCCTGATTTAGCGGTATTGCGCCTGTCCGATTTGAAGGTGGTGAAGCGAGTTTCGTATCAAGGGCCGAGAGGCAGCGCGCCCATCCATCCGCTCATCGTTGACGGAAGCGATGTGTTTTTTGCGGGAAGGCGCATTGATGCCGGAAATATCAACATGGTGCACGACTGTTATAACGGCCCCGTTTTAGATGTTCAAGGGGCCTACGTGGTGACAAATAAGGCGGTGTATGACCGTTACACCTCTGCTAAGATAAACGCGCTTCCATTCCCGACGAACTATGCGTTGATGGATGCAAAGTACAATTTGTATTTGATCAAAGAAGGGGAAAATCGAATTTATAAATATCCATTGCCGGCCGATGAAAGCTATTATGTTCGATCGTCCCATTATGCTTTCACCAATGTCCCCATTTCCCATTTGGCTTATGATTCGTCGACCGGATGGTTGTATGTGTTGTCCGCCGAAGACAGCAAACTGTTTGTCATTCGCGCCAGCGACATGAAAATGGTGAAAGAAATTCATCCCGGACCGCAGCCGACGGATGTAAAAATTGATGGCGGCAAGGTGTATGTTGCGCTATCGGGAGCGACGAAAATGGCGATTTACGACGCCAAAACAATGCGGTTTCTTGGAACGGTGCCGCTGATCGCTGCTCCGCGTTCATTGGCGATCGGGGACGGGAAAATTTTCTTCACGGACAATAGCCGCACGTTGACGGGATCGATTGCCGTTTATGATATGAAGACGAAAAAACAATGGCGAATCCCAAAGGTATTCATCAATCCGTTGATTGGGTATGACGAAAAACAAAATGTATTGTATGTTGGACAGGAAGGAACATCGGATCATAATCTGTATGCGGTGCGGCTTTCCGATTGGCATGTTTCGCAACTATTGTCCTTCCCTGGAGGGGATGATGCCTTTTTTATGAACGGCGGGGAGATTTTTTACGGAAAGGCGCGCATCAATCCAGCCCAGCCCGGCGCATTGGTGGCCGCTGAATTTCCGGAGCCGCTGCGGGCGGCGAGCCGTCAATATATCATCACCAGCCGTGCCATTTATAACCGGGCAACAGGAACGAAAATCGCCGATTTGTCATCTGAAGCGTTGCTCGCAACGGCTGGAGATGATGGAATGATCTTCACGTATCGAAAAGTGGCTACGAACCATTATTTGATTAAGCAAAAACTGTCTCAATAA
- the prli42 gene encoding stressosome-associated protein Prli42, translating into MSRKTQKFVVYLMLICMLLTTLLAGISLWF; encoded by the coding sequence TTGTCGCGCAAAACGCAAAAATTCGTGGTTTACTTGATGCTCATTTGCATGCTGCTGACGACGCTCCTTGCCGGCATCAGCCTATGGTTTTAA
- a CDS encoding L,D-transpeptidase: protein MRVWLAICLVIAAVLGAPFQTAAEAKPLVIVNKAINKLALVRDGRIEAVYPVATGVNAALTPEGMFTVTVKAKHPYYRKKNIPGGAPNNPLGTRWIGFDARGTDGRIYGVHGTNNPASIGGYASQGCVRMHNRDVEHLYERVPIGARVLILRSNESFYDIAKRYGAIQ from the coding sequence ATGCGGGTATGGTTGGCCATTTGTCTCGTGATCGCCGCCGTATTGGGGGCTCCTTTTCAGACAGCGGCGGAGGCGAAGCCGCTTGTCATTGTGAACAAAGCGATCAATAAGCTCGCGCTCGTCCGCGACGGCCGCATCGAAGCCGTCTATCCGGTGGCGACCGGGGTGAATGCGGCGTTGACGCCGGAAGGAATGTTTACCGTGACGGTAAAGGCGAAACACCCGTATTATCGGAAAAAGAACATCCCGGGCGGAGCGCCGAACAATCCGCTCGGCACAAGGTGGATCGGTTTTGATGCGCGCGGGACGGATGGGCGCATCTATGGCGTCCATGGAACAAACAACCCTGCATCGATCGGGGGCTACGCTTCGCAAGGCTGTGTGCGTATGCACAACCGCGATGTCGAGCATTTGTACGAGCGAGTGCCGATCGGCGCACGCGTGCTCATTCTCCGCAGCAACGAGTCGTTTTACGACATTGCCAAGCGATACGGCGCCATCCAATGA
- a CDS encoding chemotaxis protein CheW translates to MDKYVIFRVEREQYAVSIAYVVSIEKMTAPTAVPHMPDYMAGVVRIRGELVPVLDMRKLLYGKAIEETEQTRLVVAAVDGLSVAFIVDEAKEIVDIEPEAIKPLQLVSAERTPYVVGIATLPERLLTVLDPRVLFAHLEEADAIREQVAAAQAAARAGETV, encoded by the coding sequence ATGGACAAATACGTCATCTTTCGCGTTGAGCGGGAACAGTACGCCGTTTCGATCGCGTATGTCGTCTCGATTGAAAAAATGACAGCGCCGACCGCCGTTCCGCATATGCCGGACTATATGGCCGGCGTCGTGCGCATCCGCGGCGAGCTTGTGCCGGTGCTCGATATGCGAAAGCTTCTATATGGGAAAGCGATCGAGGAAACCGAGCAGACGCGTCTTGTCGTCGCCGCGGTCGACGGGTTGTCGGTGGCGTTTATCGTTGACGAAGCAAAGGAAATTGTCGATATTGAACCGGAAGCCATCAAACCGCTGCAGCTCGTATCCGCGGAGCGCACGCCGTATGTCGTCGGGATCGCGACGCTGCCGGAGCGGCTGCTCACGGTGCTGGATCCGCGCGTCTTGTTTGCCCATTTGGAAGAAGCGGACGCGATTCGCGAGCAGGTGGCCGCTGCCCAAGCCGCTGCCCGGGCAGGAGAGACGGTATAG